A genomic window from Brassica oleracea var. oleracea cultivar TO1000 chromosome C8, BOL, whole genome shotgun sequence includes:
- the LOC106310544 gene encoding BTB/POZ domain-containing protein At3g50840 yields the protein MGAEKQSSKGQAWFCTTGLSSDMEVEVDDMTYHLNKFLLMSKSRKLHQLITEQEQSDEKKKRHEEKGDGYTPHIRLENFPGGPEIFEMVVKICYGVNVNLSASTAVLLRCAAEELEITEEYSPDNLILKTETFLSHSVLSNTQETIAALKACESVSSLAESIGITKQCIDSIVSIASSSADPLLFGWPMNNRDSTKKKNKGSTLEVLSEDLLELSFPIFKRVVQAMKAKGLSDNIVETSLIRYAKKHIPLITSRSSSSSNIASKNQQRELLETVISYLPIHNSSATSTTRSLFGLLRPAIILNTSENCRTVLEKKIGSHLEKATLDDLLIPSYSYLNETLYDIDLVERLIRHFLENAAVSLSSTSLTVVGKLIDGALCEIASDANLKPERFYILAVSLPDEARLYDDGLYRAIDIYLKSHPRMLEVEREKMCSVMDFQKVTIEGCTHAAQNERLPLRAVVKVLFLEQLQLRTLVTAVTEEDGGETAGEAKVYFGVWEEVLKENQVLRLDMDAMRTRLYHLESEYLNLKAVIAKIDKERLYVANARRRKWSISNKFGCKFKTQVCDSHETKMVYGRCQRR from the exons ATGGGGGCAGAGAAGCAGAGCTCAAAGGGACAAGCATG GTTTTGTACCACTGGCTTATCTAGTGACATGGAAGTAGAAGTGGATGATATGACATATCATCTCAATAAG TTCCTTCTAATGTCTAAAAGCAGAAAACTTCACCAGCTCATTACAGAGCAAGAACAGAGCGATGAGAAGAAGAAACGCCATGAAGAAAAAGGAGACGGTTATACCCCTCACATAAGGCTTGAGAATTTTCCCGGGGGTCCAGAGATTTTCGAGATGGTGGTTAAGATATGCTACGGCGTCAACGTCAACCTCTCTGCTTCCACAGCCGTTCTACTCCGCTGCGCCGCGGAAGAGCTAGAAATTACGGAAGAGTACTCACCGGACAATCTAATTTTGAAGACGGAGACCTTTCTTTCACACTCTGTCTTGAGTAACACACAAGAAACCATTGCAGCCCTAAAAGCGTGCGAATCAGTCTCTTCTCTAGCGGAATCAATCGGTATAACGAAACAGTGCATAGACTCCATCGTCTCCATAGCTTCTTCATCAGCCGATCCTTTGTTGTTCGGTTGGCCAATGAACAACAGAGACTCAACGAAGAAAAAGAACAAGGGTTCGACATTGGAGGTTTTGTCCGAAGATCTGTTGGAACTGAGCTTTCCGATCTTCAAACGTGTAGTACAAGCAATGAAAGCCAAAGGTCTGAGTGACAACATAGTAGAGACCTCTCTGATTCGCTACGCCAAGAAACACATTCCATTAATCACGTCAAGGTCATCATCTTCATCAAACATAGCTTCGAAGAACCAACAGAGAGAGTTACTGGAGACGGTCATCTCTTATCTTCCGATACATAACTCCTCCGCAACCTCAACGACTAGGTCTCTCTTCGGCCTTTTACGACCAGCCATCATCCTCAACACCTCCGAGAATTGCCGCACCGTTCTTGAGAAGAAGATCGGTTCGCATTTGGAGAAAGCGACGCTTGACGATCTGCTAATCCCAAGTTACTCGTACCTCAACGAAACGTTATACGATATTGACCTTGTGGAGAGACTCATCCGCCACTTTCTAGAAAACGCCGCCGTATCGTTATCATCTACGTCGTTGACTGTGGTCGGGAAACTCATCGACGGAGCTCTTTGTGAAATCGCATCGGACGCTAATCTCAAACCGGAAAGATTCTACATTTTAGCGGTTTCGCTACCAGATGAAGCAAGGCTATACGATGACGGACTCTACAGAGCCATCGATATATATCTCAAG TCACATCCAAGGATGTTGGAGGTAGAGAGGGAGAAGATGTGTAGTGTGATGGACTTTCAAAAGGTGACTATAGAAGGTTGCACACACGCAGCGCAAAACGAGCGTCTGCCACTACGAGCCGTCGTAAAAGTCCTGTTCTTGGAGCAACTTCAGCTACGGACGTTAGTAACGGCAGTGACGGAAGAAGACGGTGGTGAGACGGCGGGAGAGGCAAAGGTGTACTTTGGGGTATGGGAGGAAGTGTTGAAGGAGAATCAGGTGCTTCGCTTGGATATGGATGCGATGAGGACGCGTTTGTACCATTTAGAAAGCGAATATTTGAACTTGAAGGCAGTGATCGCAAAGATTGATAAGGAACGTTTGTATGTGGCGAATGCTAGGCGGCGAAAGTGGTCCATCAGCAACAAGTTCGGATGCAAATTCAAGACACAGGTCTGTGATTCGCATGAAACAAAGATGGTCTATGGAAGATGTCAACGACGCTAA
- the LOC106310190 gene encoding protein AE7-like 1 — MTLGLINANPVVQAKKERLARTQDQHRDDDGLDTLDIYEYVRDIRDPEHPYSLEQLSVLSEDSITLDDKLNRIIITFTPTIQHCSMATIIGLCLRAKLKECLPLHYKVDIRVSPGSHADEDSVNKQLNDKERVVAALENPNLRQLVDECLCSNEI, encoded by the exons ATGACGCTGGGACTGATAAACGCGAATCCAGTAGTGCAAGCTAAGAAGGAACGGCTAGCTCGTACACAAGATCAACACAGAGATGATGATGGCCTTGATACTCTTGACATCTATG AGTATGTAAGAGACATAAGAGATCCGGAACACCCTTACTCCTTGGAACAACTAAGTGTTCTGTCTGAAGATTCCATCACTCTCGATGACAAGCTCAATCGCATCAT AATAACGTTTACACCGACGATCCAGCATTGTAGTATGGCAACTATAATTGGTCTGTGTTTGAGAGCTAAGCTTAAAGAATGCTTGCCACTCCATTATAAG GTTGATATCAGAGTGTCTCCCGGTTCTCACGCCGATGAAGATTCAG TGAATAAACAGCTGAATGATAAAGAAAGAGTGGTAGCTGCATTGGAGAATCCTAATCTCCGTCAGCTTGTGGATGAGTGTCTCTGCTCCAACGAGATATGA